In Struthio camelus isolate bStrCam1 chromosome 4, bStrCam1.hap1, whole genome shotgun sequence, a genomic segment contains:
- the RPIA gene encoding ribose-5-phosphate isomerase, with the protein MRLPGRPGPLRSTALGAARPPARHRAAAAAAGGGRRGFARGRLGGTMAEEAKRLAAWAAVDKHVQNNQVLGIGSGSTIVHAVHRLAERVKQENLTIVCIPTSFQARQLILQNGLTLSDLDRHPELDVAIDGADEVDCDLNLIKGGGGCLTQEKIVAGYAKCFIVIADYRKKSKSLGEQWKKGIPIEVIPMAYVPVTRTLTKNFGGAAELRMAVSKAGPVVTDNGNFILDWKFDKVHKWGEVNTAIKMIPGVVETGLFIDMAEVVYFGMEDGSVSVREKQPR; encoded by the exons atgcggctccccggccggcccggcccgctgcgcaGCACGGCGCtgggggctgcgcgcccgccgGCCAggcaccgggcggcggcggcggcggcgggggggggcaggcgcGGCTTCGCccgcgggcggctcggcggcACCATGGCAGAGGAGGCCAAGCGGCTGGCCGCCTGGGCGGCCGTGGATAAGCACGTCCAG AACAATCAAGTTCTCGGCATCGGAAGTGGTTCCACAATTGTCCATGCAGTGCATCGATTAG CTGAGCGGGTTAAACAAGAGAACCTGACAATTGTCTGCATCCCTACATCGTTTCAG GCCCGTCAGCTGATCCTGCAGAACGGCTTAACACTAAGTGACTTGGACCGACATCCAGAG cTTGATGTTGCCATCGATGGAGCGGACGAAGTGGACTGTGACCTCAACCTTATCAAAGGCGGCGG TGGTTGCTTGACACAGGAGAAGATAGTTGCAGGATATGCAAAATGCTTCATTGTTATTGCTGATTACAG GAAAAAATCAAAGAGCCTTGGAGAGCAGTGGAAGAAGGGAATTCCTATTGAAGTCATCCCCATGGCTTACGTCCCTGTCACTAGAACCCTGACCAAAAACTTTGGAGGTGCCGCTGAGCTGCGGATGGCTGTTAGCAAAGCA GGCCCCGTGGTGACAGACAACGGGAACTTCATCCTGGACTGGAAGTTTGACAAAGTTCACAAATGGGGTGAAGTGAACACAGCTATAAAAATGATACCAG GTGTGGTGGAGACAGGCCTCTTCATCGACATGGCAGAGGTGGTATACTTCGGCATGGAGGACGGTTCGGTCAGCGTGCGGGAGAAGCAGCCTCGCTGA